A single Wolbachia endosymbiont (group A) of Bibio marci DNA region contains:
- a CDS encoding IS5 family transposase, translating to MPQKMKVSNQNEYNKFLQERGNIFHYINEAIENWYENSPKMQGGNYIYSDKVVILVHIIVNLFRIGLRQTVGFIKGYMQQIGRDLAVISYSQASRRFKKLNIKINDCRIDKNNMEDIEIAIDSTGISIYNNTPGHSKENSANRKYRGYEQTRKLHVMLNINSKKAIAVKYSNGVYSDHYGACDLLKEVNFQHVIKALYADRAYDRHKFYKLCHEYDIKAKIPPINNAAEHPEIDYMSDRNAAIRLIKLYGEDGVKEWKKEVNYGKRSYIEGFFSRLKQIFGFSFRNKSEVNREKELLIKCYLLNQFTEIGMAKFEMAT from the coding sequence ATGCCACAGAAAATGAAAGTCAGTAACCAAAATGAATATAACAAATTTCTCCAGGAAAGAGGAAATATTTTTCATTATATCAATGAAGCCATAGAAAATTGGTATGAAAATAGTCCAAAAATGCAAGGCGGCAACTATATTTACAGTGATAAAGTTGTGATTTTGGTGCATATAATTGTCAATCTTTTTAGAATTGGTTTAAGACAAACGGTGGGGTTTATAAAAGGATATATGCAACAAATAGGAAGAGATTTAGCAGTTATCAGCTATTCACAAGCATCAAGAAGGTTTAAGAAACTTAATATTAAGATCAATGATTGCAGAATTGATAAAAATAATATGGAAGACATCGAAATTGCTATAGATAGTACAGGTATCAGCATTTACAACAATACCCCTGGTCACAGCAAGGAAAATAGCGCTAACAGAAAATATCGTGGCTATGAACAGACAAGAAAATTGCATGTAATGTTGAATATAAACAGCAAAAAAGCCATAGCTGTAAAATACAGTAACGGTGTCTACTCTGATCACTATGGAGCTTGCGATTTGCTTAAAGAAGTTAATTTTCAGCATGTCATAAAAGCACTATATGCAGATAGGGCATATGATAGGCACAAGTTTTACAAATTGTGTCACGAATATGATATAAAGGCAAAAATTCCACCAATAAACAATGCGGCAGAACATCCAGAAATAGATTATATGTCTGACAGAAATGCTGCTATTAGGTTAATAAAATTATACGGTGAAGATGGCGTGAAAGAATGGAAAAAAGAAGTAAATTATGGGAAAAGATCTTATATTGAAGGGTTTTTCTCAAGATTAAAGCAAATATTTGGATTCAGCTTTAGGAATAAATCCGAAGTAAATCGCGAAAAAGAATTGCTGATTAAGTGCTATTTGCTTAATCAATTTACTGAAATTGGTATGGCTAAATTTGAAATGGCTACATGA
- the elbB gene encoding isoprenoid biosynthesis glyoxalase ElbB, which yields MGEKKLKAAVVLSGCGHLDGAEVREAVLSLLVLDQQDVDVKCFAPDINITQVMNHKTKEAVKEKRNVLVEAARIARGEIYDLKEAKAENFDMLVVPGGYGVAKNLSDLAENKGMVTVMPEFERLVSEFFVTKKPIGAICISPAIIVSILSSKIGKEESKVKVTIGDDKEQLIEKLGGEHIKCDTGLSIEDEEYNVFSCSAYMRSDESTYSVYQGIKHMIDSMVKKINKKTKQPFL from the coding sequence ATGGGTGAAAAAAAATTAAAAGCTGCTGTGGTTTTATCAGGGTGTGGTCACCTTGACGGTGCAGAGGTAAGAGAAGCGGTTTTAAGTCTGCTTGTGCTTGATCAGCAGGATGTGGATGTTAAATGCTTTGCACCTGATATCAATATCACACAAGTTATGAATCATAAAACAAAGGAGGCAGTGAAAGAAAAAAGGAATGTACTTGTAGAAGCAGCAAGAATCGCAAGAGGCGAAATATATGACTTAAAAGAAGCCAAAGCTGAAAATTTTGACATGCTAGTTGTACCTGGTGGATACGGAGTTGCAAAAAATTTATCTGACTTAGCTGAAAATAAAGGCATGGTGACAGTAATGCCTGAATTTGAAAGATTAGTTTCAGAATTCTTTGTTACAAAAAAGCCAATAGGAGCGATATGCATATCTCCAGCTATCATTGTTTCAATTTTAAGTAGTAAGATAGGTAAAGAAGAAAGTAAGGTTAAGGTAACTATAGGAGATGACAAAGAACAGTTGATAGAAAAGCTTGGCGGCGAACACATAAAGTGCGATACAGGGTTATCAATAGAAGACGAAGAGTATAATGTATTTTCTTGTTCTGCTTATATGCGTAGTGACGAAAGTACATACTCTGTATATCAAGGGATAAAGCATATGATTGACAGCATGGTAAAAAAGATTAACAAAAAAACTAAACAGCCATTCCTCTAA
- a CDS encoding peptidoglycan D,D-transpeptidase FtsI family protein, whose translation MQALLKNKLRSLCFIVPLFIFYIIIIFRIFSLTFDQPTTSENFRKDNIVHKQPDILDRNGVVIATNVPTTSLYTDATKVKNPESIAAQLCSTLHDLEYENLYRILTSEKKFAWIKRHLTPKELLAIKNAGVPGINFYNDVKRIYPHSNLFSHVLGYTDIDGNGIAGVEAYIKNRFLTQLSVIQVADIQLYEYCNLKAIPAQQSPAQQVASSSAQQSPTQQIQCVTLDKNTDKLRDEQRIPETYVKTNVSDEIAHKTGFQCQCTADQVSAQSSVIQQGWSRSADQYVQLSLDTRVQSIVHEELTKAVSRYQALGGVGIVLNVRNSEVISMISLPDFNPNLQNKAEDVQKFNRASLGVYEMGSVLKYFTIAAALDANVTKTSDLYDVSTPITIGKYKIQDFHKSKIPKITVQDIFVKSSNIGAAKIAVKLGIEKQVEYFKAMKLFSPLKIEIPEKSTPIIPDKWSENTLITASYGYGIAVTPIHLVQTAAALINNGIFHNATLMLNKRSIGEQIISRRTSREMRKLLRAAVTDGTGRKAKIKAYSIGGKTGSAEKVVDGKYSKDANIASFIGVLTMLDPRYIVLIAIDEPQGIHHTGGIIAAPIVKNIINRIAPILNVTPEM comes from the coding sequence ATGCAAGCATTACTTAAAAATAAGCTCCGCTCACTGTGTTTTATAGTACCATTATTTATATTTTATATAATAATTATTTTTCGCATATTCTCTTTAACATTTGATCAACCTACTACTTCAGAAAATTTTAGAAAAGATAATATAGTACATAAACAACCTGATATTTTAGATAGAAATGGAGTGGTAATAGCAACAAATGTGCCCACAACATCACTATATACAGATGCAACCAAAGTAAAGAATCCGGAAAGTATAGCAGCACAACTGTGTTCTACTTTGCATGACCTCGAATACGAGAACTTATATAGAATACTTACTTCAGAAAAGAAATTTGCTTGGATAAAGCGGCACTTGACTCCAAAAGAACTGTTAGCAATAAAAAATGCCGGCGTGCCAGGAATAAACTTCTATAACGATGTAAAACGTATATATCCTCACAGTAATTTATTTTCACACGTGCTTGGTTACACTGACATAGATGGCAACGGTATTGCAGGAGTTGAGGCGTACATAAAAAATAGATTCCTTACGCAACTTTCTGTCATCCAAGTAGCTGATATACAGTTGTACGAATATTGCAACTTGAAAGCAATTCCTGCACAACAATCCCCTGCACAGCAGGTGGCATCATCTTCTGCACAGCAATCCCCCACACAACAGATCCAGTGCGTGACACTGGATAAAAATACTGACAAATTACGTGATGAACAACGGATTCCAGAAACATATGTCAAAACCAATGTTAGTGATGAAATTGCGCATAAAACTGGATTCCAGTGTCAGTGCACTGCAGACCAAGTTTCTGCACAATCTTCTGTCATCCAACAGGGATGGTCACGCTCTGCTGATCAATATGTTCAACTATCCTTAGATACACGAGTGCAAAGCATAGTACATGAAGAGCTAACTAAAGCTGTAAGCAGATATCAGGCACTCGGCGGAGTAGGAATTGTTTTAAATGTGAGAAATAGTGAAGTCATCTCGATGATCAGTCTACCTGATTTTAACCCCAACCTACAGAATAAGGCAGAAGACGTACAAAAGTTTAATCGCGCCAGTCTTGGGGTGTATGAGATGGGGTCGGTATTAAAATACTTTACAATAGCCGCAGCACTTGATGCAAACGTTACAAAAACTAGCGATTTATATGACGTATCAACGCCAATCACCATTGGAAAGTATAAAATTCAGGATTTTCACAAATCTAAAATTCCAAAAATTACTGTGCAAGATATATTTGTAAAATCATCCAACATTGGTGCAGCAAAAATTGCAGTCAAATTAGGTATTGAAAAACAAGTAGAATACTTTAAAGCTATGAAGCTATTTTCTCCTTTGAAAATAGAAATACCAGAAAAATCTACACCGATAATCCCGGATAAATGGAGTGAAAACACTTTAATAACAGCATCTTATGGTTATGGCATAGCTGTAACTCCTATACATCTTGTACAAACTGCAGCAGCATTAATCAACAATGGGATATTTCATAACGCAACCTTGATGTTGAATAAAAGAAGTATAGGAGAGCAAATTATCTCAAGAAGAACTTCCAGGGAAATGAGAAAATTATTACGCGCAGCAGTAACAGATGGCACTGGCAGGAAAGCAAAAATAAAGGCATATTCAATAGGGGGAAAGACTGGATCGGCGGAAAAAGTTGTAGATGGTAAATATAGCAAAGATGCAAACATAGCGTCATTTATAGGAGTGCTAACCATGCTTGACCCAAGGTATATAGTGCTAATTGCTATTGATGAACCTCAAGGGATACACCATACCGGGGGAATAATTGCTGCGCCTATAGTAAAGAACATTATAAATAGAATAGCACCTATACTAAATGTTACACCTGAGATGTAA
- the hemC gene encoding hydroxymethylbilane synthase: MLVKIGTRGSSLAVAQALEAKQKLLDSFPNLSIEIVKIKTSGDKYANANLAEIGGKGLFIKEIETELLENNIDMAVHSLKDVPAFFSGGLTIPCVLERLSPCDAFISHKYNSLESLPQQVTIATSSIRRKVQLLNFRPDLNIVPLRGNVTTRLQNQNFDGIILAEAGLIRLEKHHLITEVLLPKVMLSAVGQGAICIQCRRNDVKIIDLLEKINNNMSFIRVKSERSFMKTVNGSCFTPLAALAEYVNENMLHLRCMLADGKNIYFTERTSFIEDAEKMGMDAGLELKSKCL, encoded by the coding sequence CCAGAGGAAGCAGCCTTGCAGTTGCCCAGGCTTTGGAAGCAAAACAAAAGTTGCTGGACTCTTTTCCTAACTTATCTATTGAAATTGTTAAGATAAAAACTTCTGGAGATAAGTATGCAAACGCAAATCTTGCTGAAATAGGGGGCAAAGGATTATTCATTAAAGAAATTGAGACTGAATTGCTCGAAAATAATATAGATATGGCAGTTCATTCGCTAAAGGATGTGCCTGCGTTTTTCTCAGGGGGTTTAACAATTCCTTGTGTTTTAGAAAGGCTAAGTCCATGCGATGCGTTTATTTCTCATAAATACAATAGCCTTGAGTCTTTGCCACAACAGGTTACTATTGCCACTTCTTCAATAAGAAGAAAAGTTCAGTTACTAAATTTTAGACCAGATTTAAATATAGTACCGTTACGTGGAAATGTAACAACCAGATTGCAAAATCAAAATTTTGATGGAATAATTTTAGCTGAAGCTGGACTCATAAGATTAGAAAAGCATCACTTAATTACAGAGGTATTGCTACCAAAAGTTATGTTAAGTGCAGTGGGACAGGGAGCGATTTGTATTCAATGTAGGAGGAATGATGTAAAAATTATCGATCTTTTAGAGAAAATTAATAATAATATGTCTTTTATAAGAGTGAAATCAGAGCGCAGTTTTATGAAGACAGTGAATGGTTCATGTTTTACACCACTTGCAGCTTTGGCTGAATATGTGAACGAAAATATGCTACACCTTCGTTGTATGTTGGCAGATGGAAAAAATATATACTTCACTGAGCGCACTTCATTTATAGAAGATGCGGAGAAAATGGGTATGGATGCAGGGTTAGAGTTGAAATCAAAATGCTTATAA
- a CDS encoding ankyrin repeat domain-containing protein produces MSGGVSSKELNESSLNILGQPENDSNIQNITSFSGAEADPNIQNQDEKLGDILDQLESNRGLLDNPNDIQRIMSLLQAGADPNIRSPDGKTLSCYLDEKLRDILDQLESDRGLLYYYAKHISLLLQAGADRNTQNQYEKTLSHYSNEPLLNILNALESNGDILNNIQHIILLLEAGANPNVQNQEDGKTLLHYVAECNDTGGIRFLLEVIKANPNVRDQSGKTPLDYAAKNNCLQARELLLGAGANPNVQDQSGKTPSEYATEDECRQAIEDSSHSSDDSHENKGNPATPDSSVGERNDCSNSSGDDSQAKPAELSNCNTEEDSDYYSDNSRENEGNPTTPDGSVDESNDC; encoded by the coding sequence ATGAGTGGTGGGGTATCAAGCAAGGAATTAAATGAAAGTTCACTTAACATTTTAGGTCAGCCAGAAAACGATAGTAATATTCAAAATATAACGTCTTTTTCAGGAGCAGAAGCTGATCCAAATATACAGAACCAAGATGAAAAATTAGGTGACATTTTAGATCAGTTAGAAAGCAATAGAGGTCTATTAGATAATCCCAATGATATTCAACGTATAATGTCTCTTCTACAAGCAGGAGCTGATCCAAATATACGGAGCCCAGATGGAAAAACTCTGTCATGTTACTTAGATGAAAAATTACGTGATATTTTAGATCAGTTAGAAAGCGATAGAGGTCTATTATATTATTATGCTAAACATATAAGTCTTCTTCTACAAGCAGGAGCTGATCGAAATACACAAAACCAATATGAAAAAACTCTGTCACATTACTCAAATGAACCATTACTTAACATTTTAAATGCGTTAGAAAGCAATGGAGATATATTAAATAATATTCAACATATAATTCTTCTTCTAGAAGCAGGAGCTAATCCAAATGTACAAAACCAAGAAGATGGAAAAACTCTGTTACATTACGTTGCTGAATGTAACGATACTGGCGGTATAAGGTTTCTTTTAGAAGTAATAAAAGCTAATCCAAATGTGCGAGATCAAAGTGGAAAGACTCCGTTAGATTATGCTGCTAAAAATAACTGCCTTCAAGCTAGAGAACTTCTTTTAGGAGCGGGTGCTAATCCAAATGTGCAAGATCAAAGTGGAAAGACTCCATCTGAATATGCTACTGAAGATGAGTGCCGTCAAGCTATTGAGGATTCGAGCCATAGTTCAGATGATTCTCATGAAAATAAAGGTAATCCGGCAACACCTGATAGTTCGGTAGGTGAAAGAAACGATTGTTCAAATAGCTCTGGTGATGATAGTCAGGCAAAGCCTGCTGAATTGAGTAATTGTAACACAGAAGAGGATTCGGACTATTATTCAGATAATTCTCGTGAAAATGAAGGTAATCCGACAACACCTGATGGTTCGGTAGATGAAAGTAATGATTGTTAA
- the murB gene encoding UDP-N-acetylmuramate dehydrogenase — protein sequence MLISLPKVRGIYRYDILMSKATWLNVGGRADILFKPRDIEDLTCLIKNTELPINVIGATSNIIVRDSGIRGITVKLGKEFAYIKSKGNNSIVAGGAALLRNLAYFAGEQQISGLEFLVGIPGTVGGGIEMNAGAYGSDIASVVQSIKAVNLEDGNLYEFSSKEMGYFYRGHGLKGNWIFVEAEFKGVNSEYELILQRLKEIVERKNKSQPTRGKTAGCIFKNPKNYRAWELIDKSGCLGLNIGGARISKKHCNFLLNYDNATASDLENLGNRVKDAVKDKFNVELEWEIRVLGSY from the coding sequence ATGCTTATAAGCTTACCTAAAGTACGTGGAATCTATCGTTATGACATCTTAATGTCTAAAGCAACGTGGTTAAATGTCGGTGGACGAGCTGATATATTATTTAAACCACGTGATATTGAAGATTTAACATGCTTGATTAAAAACACTGAGTTGCCAATTAACGTTATCGGTGCAACATCCAACATAATAGTGCGAGATAGTGGCATTCGAGGAATAACAGTAAAATTAGGTAAGGAGTTTGCATATATTAAAAGTAAGGGTAACAACTCTATTGTTGCAGGTGGTGCTGCGCTGCTCAGGAACCTTGCTTACTTTGCAGGAGAGCAACAAATTAGTGGACTCGAGTTTCTAGTTGGAATTCCAGGAACAGTTGGTGGCGGAATAGAAATGAATGCAGGTGCATATGGTAGTGATATCGCAAGTGTTGTACAATCCATAAAAGCAGTGAATCTAGAGGATGGAAACCTATATGAGTTCTCCAGCAAAGAAATGGGGTATTTTTATCGTGGACATGGCCTAAAAGGAAATTGGATTTTTGTTGAAGCTGAGTTTAAAGGAGTAAACTCAGAGTATGAGCTTATATTGCAAAGGTTAAAGGAAATTGTTGAGAGAAAAAATAAAAGCCAGCCAACGAGAGGAAAAACTGCTGGGTGCATATTCAAAAATCCAAAAAACTATCGAGCATGGGAGTTAATTGATAAATCTGGCTGCCTAGGGTTAAATATTGGTGGAGCTAGAATCTCTAAGAAACATTGTAACTTCTTGCTCAATTACGATAATGCAACTGCATCTGACTTGGAAAACCTTGGCAACAGAGTAAAAGATGCAGTGAAGGATAAATTTAATGTTGAACTTGAGTGGGAAATAAGGGTTTTGGGTAGCTATTAG
- the ispH gene encoding 4-hydroxy-3-methylbut-2-enyl diphosphate reductase — MEIILAEPRGFCAGVKRAVDILAITLEKYKNKCQVYVLHEIVHNKYIVEDFKKQGVVFVNSIEEIEDNGGILIFSAHGVSKNIEDEAKRKGIQVIDATCPLVSKVHKEAKRYENSGKELILIGHENHPEVKGIRGRVNNPIILVQTVQDVHNLKVKDPDNLSYVTQTTLSIDDTRDIIAALKLRFPGITGPDLKDICYATQNRQNAVKKLAKIVDMVLVVGSKNSSNSNRLLDLCTARGKRTYLIDNYSCVNKSWFQGVEKIGITAGASAPDILVDELIDYLKVSMNVEVSVMPDGIIENVQFKIPNLI, encoded by the coding sequence ATGGAAATCATCTTAGCTGAGCCGCGAGGTTTTTGTGCCGGGGTAAAAAGAGCTGTGGACATATTAGCTATTACTTTAGAAAAATACAAAAACAAGTGCCAAGTTTATGTGCTACACGAAATTGTTCACAATAAATATATAGTAGAGGACTTTAAGAAACAAGGAGTGGTTTTTGTGAACAGTATCGAGGAAATTGAAGATAATGGAGGAATACTGATCTTCAGCGCGCACGGAGTGTCAAAAAATATAGAAGATGAGGCAAAAAGAAAGGGTATTCAAGTGATTGATGCAACATGTCCTTTAGTCAGCAAAGTGCATAAAGAGGCAAAAAGGTATGAAAACAGTGGTAAAGAATTAATTCTCATTGGGCATGAAAACCATCCAGAAGTTAAGGGAATTAGAGGAAGAGTAAATAATCCTATCATTTTAGTGCAAACTGTGCAGGACGTACACAATTTAAAAGTTAAAGATCCAGATAATTTGTCTTATGTTACACAAACTACGTTAAGCATCGACGATACCCGTGACATTATTGCTGCCCTGAAATTAAGGTTTCCAGGCATAACAGGTCCAGATTTAAAGGACATATGCTATGCAACGCAAAACAGACAAAATGCTGTTAAAAAGCTAGCTAAAATTGTAGACATGGTATTAGTTGTAGGAAGTAAAAATAGCTCAAATTCAAATCGCTTATTAGATCTATGCACTGCCAGAGGAAAAAGAACCTACTTGATTGATAATTACAGCTGTGTGAATAAAAGCTGGTTTCAGGGCGTAGAAAAGATAGGAATCACTGCAGGTGCTTCCGCTCCTGACATATTAGTTGATGAATTAATAGACTACCTAAAAGTAAGTATGAATGTAGAAGTTTCAGTTATGCCAGATGGTATTATTGAAAATGTTCAGTTTAAAATACCGAATCTGATTTAA